Sequence from the Bacteroidota bacterium genome:
CTCCGGAACAGGGTCGATAATGCATCTAACAGTATCGCCGCTAAGGAACGGTGAAGTTCACCACGCTTCTGCTACACTCCGTCTGTTGCGGTTTATATACCGTAACAAAGGCTGCTACAGAATGTGAGCAGTATACAAGGATCGAGGCCAATGTTATGTTGGCTCCAGGTCTTTCCAAAATCGGTTGAACGGCAGAACCCGCCATACCCGCTGTTCACATAATAATTGGTCTCGTCTTCGGCAAAACCCCAAAAGCCAGCGAAGTACCCGTTCAAGTAGAATTCGGGAAAAGAGCCAGTTATGACCCAGTGATTCCCTCTATCGCTCGAAGAAAAAAGCGTACCCGAAGAAATACTGACGTTTATATCGTCATGGGTTCCTGCCCAAAGGGCTTCGAACACATAGGGAAGCCCGTAGCTGAGAGTTCGCCAGTGTGTTCCTTGGTCCGTAGAAACAAAGAACCCGGCCCATGTGCCAACGAGTAACCGATCGTCAGGCGCCATTGCAATATTGGTCGGAAAACCGTGAAGACCTGAGTCTACTGCGTGCCATGTATCACCTCCGTCCAAGGAACGGAATATCCCATGATTGTATGTAACGAGGTTGCCGCTCAATGCGAAAAGTGCTCCCTTAGTGTTCACTTTGATTTGAATGAGGTCGGTGTCAGGAATCTCTGAATTCAAAGATTCCCACCCGCCTATGCGATACCGGTAGAGACCTTGGGTCATGGCCGCATAGATGCTGCCGTCCGGCGAGATCGTGACGGAGTTGATTCGGTATTTTGGGTACCATATTGGGCCACCCAGTGCTACCACAACGCTGTCTGAAACCTCGAATACGTTACCATAGGTTGTCCCTGCTACGATTGTGTCACCTCCGTTGACATAAAGGGCCGATACCCTTTCACCCTCAATCCCTGAGAAAGTTTCGGCGCTGCCAGAAGCCAGATCTCTGATCTGCCACGAGACGCCCTCATCGCTCGATATCTGGATTCCGATCACATATTGATACACCCCGCGTAGAGTGTCCCCTGATTTGAAATATGGAGCAATGATTCTGCCCTTACTATCAAGACCTTCTTCACCCTCGGATACCCAAATGAGGACCTGCGAGTTGAAGTCGTTGGACAGATCGTTTCGTTGCGACCATATCCTTCCGGTATCGCTTGAGACGAAGAAAGTACCCCCATCCGTTAATGCCAATATCGATCCGTCCTGTCTCACGGCGGATGCTCTCACGGTTCCGAATGGTGCTCCATTCGCCGGCTCCCAAACATTCTGCCCACTCGCCACTCGTGGAATGGCGAGTGCGAGTACCGTGCATGTAACCCAGAGAACGATCTGCTTCATCATGCCTCCATGCTTAATCGAACTGACGTTTCAACGAGTCGTGCGTGGCGCGGGTTCGCCGGGCAGCGAATTGTGACCTATGCCATGTCAAGCAGTATCTGCATGTTTGCCTTGATGCGGTCGAGTGTACTCTCATCGATCGAACCGAGCTTACGCAGGAGTCGCGTCCCATCAATGGCTCGGATCTGATCGATCAATACATCGGAATCGACTTCAAGCCCGCTCTCCCCAGGATGAAGATGGACGCGAAGAAGCTCTGAAGCAGGAAGTACATTCGAGGTGATCGGACAGACAATCGTGGACGGGTGTCCTGCATTGAGATCGTCAGTTTGCAGAATAACGACCGGCCTGACTTTTCCCGGCTCGCTGCCTTTTTGTGGATTGAGATTCGCCAGCCAGATTTCGCGCTGTCGGAATTCCACGGTGCTCAGCTAATTTCCTCGAACTCCCGAAGCACGCTCAATGACTCAGCAGCCGTGAGCGAGGACTCCTTACGGAGCTGATTTCGCAGACGGCGGCGGTGCGAGATTTCACCTGCGTATTTCCTAATGGCCTGAACGATGAACGTATCCCGCGGAACGTGGAGCGTTCGCGCGGCCTCGTCCGCTTCGCGGATGAGGTCGTCATCGATTGTCAGCGAAAGACTCTTGGACATGTTGATATTAACGCCAGAACTCAATTTTGAGTCCCTCACTCAAATTATTGTATATTACACCCGTGATGATGGGCACCATGCTGAGAGAAAACATGAGATATGAAAGATGAAGACAGATGGGGCATTCATTAAAATCAAATACAAGAGAGAAATTAATTCATTCACGAACTGCCGTTATTGGGCTGCATTCAACACAATTCATGAAGCACAAACGCTCGCGCGCAACTTTAAGCAGTTAGAATGAGGATCGGAATCGCATCGTTGGGGCGGGTCGCTGAGGACACGGGCGGCCGGAATTACCTCGTCCACTTCGTGGAGGAACTCGTGCGGCAACATCCGCCTCATGAGTTCGTGCTCTTCCTTTCCGAAGGCGAGCATGAGGCGCTCGGGCTTCCGAGCGATGCTTCCATCCGTGTCATCACCATTCCAAATTCGAAACGGACACCGCTGCACAAGGTGATTGGCGAGCAAATCAAACTGTCCGCCGCAATCCGGCTTGGGAAGATTGACGTTATGTACTATCCCGGCAATTTCGTTGCTCTTACCTCGCGCACGCCGGCAGTTCTTGCCATTCGATCGGCTGCGCATTTTTATGGCGCGAAGTACGGCATTCGCGGCGTGCGGCGCATCGTCCGCTCGCTGCTCATGCCGCCCTCGGCACGAAACGCGCGAGCGATTATCACCCCGAGTGACGACATCAAGCAAGATGTCATCCGC
This genomic interval carries:
- a CDS encoding type II toxin-antitoxin system PemK/MazF family toxin, whose product is MEFRQREIWLANLNPQKGSEPGKVRPVVILQTDDLNAGHPSTIVCPITSNVLPASELLRVHLHPGESGLEVDSDVLIDQIRAIDGTRLLRKLGSIDESTLDRIKANMQILLDMA